The DNA sequence AGTAAGGGGAGACGAGACCATTAACTTAAAACTTTGaaatatctattttaataaccattaaaacaattttctaaattcgataaaaataaattaaaaatatgataatggaTTTATGTGATTTTCATTTGATTTCCCCACAAACATAGAGAAAGAGAATAGATAATGAATTGGAGGAAAAGAAATGTGGTAACTCCAAAGCGAAGCAAGGTACTTACAGGGGTCTCTCTCCATTGTCATCATGGTCATATATGGGTGTTGGAGAAGTTGAAGCATGAACACCACCGGTGATGATGGAGTTCGGCCACATCGTTTTCGCGGTAATAGGCTTCTCCGCCTCCTTCTTCTTTTGCGTCCCAAACATCAAGAGATGGCAGCGGAAACACCTGGCTGCCGAGAAACTAAAAATGGTTAACGAGGCGTTGGAAGCGGCGGAGGAAAGAGCCGTGAGATTCCAAGAACGACACGATAGAATTTTGAACCAAATCTGCAGCACTTACTTGACCAATGCAGAGCTTGTTGAAGCAATAGCGGGTGCTCGAGCCACCATGAACCAGGCCTTGGACTTTGCCCTTCAATTGAGGAAAATTCAATTTAGGATCATCACTTCTTTCCCCGATGCAATCGAAATCGACGTTCGGTTAGATTTGGATGCGTCAAAACAAATTCATTCAGATAGGGTTTAGGTTCCTCAACACCTGCTTCAATCTACTTTCTATTTCTTATCATTTTCATGGcataattgtatatttatgtatttatttagtCTGTTTTAGTAGGTTCTATATATttcagtttcattttttttttaattacaacaaCTAAAAAAGtgatcattttcttaaaaatgatatttagttCTCACTTGATTACATATTTTTGTCACTATTTGATTGGAGAGATACATTTCAAATACTTGTACTTTTGTTTTCTGACTTTTTAATTACGAACTCATCAAACACTCAAAGTAACATACGAACTAAagattaacaaaatatatggaTAGATGTTATATAACTTGGCACAATTTTATACAGCAATGAGGTAGTGGCAGATGTTAATTGGACccattataaaagaaatactgTTAAGTGTATATTCATCTAATCAACccattataaaagaaataaaagaatgaattaTGTCAAATTCATTAAAGACTGTTACAGATGATTAATgatctataataatatttttcgaATCTTATAAATTCTCTTGTCAATAATActtaatgattaaaatttattcagCCATTTTTTTcatgactattattttttaaaatgtttattttaattttaggaatgtatttttaaaatgtatttttttagcctttttaaaagtaattactcttaaaatgtattttttttatttttttcaaaaaagattAATCATGAAAATGCATCttacaaaaagttaaaaaaaaatacatttttataatttttttggaaaataaacaataattacttttaaaataaacggGTCCTAGATATAAGCACTAAATAGAAACATTttccaaaattaaattataacgttattaactaaaattaaataattttactatattaatattcgttatttttatctataacgtttaattaaaatttaagttctttataaatttaggcatttttaattaaatttttatatttttttatttagttagaTAACGTGTTATATGTCCTGACCATGTTATATATCCTGGACCTgtcatattaaaaatttaaaataattttaatagatcgaaattaattagtgattttttttttcaaatgcattatatttcaaaataaaacctAACATTGAAAGCTACAGGGTCCTTTGTTCCTCATTTACATTTACCGAAAGCTTCAAAAGAAACGGTGTTCAAAGACCAAACATATCCGACCGAATTCAACAGAACCAAACAAATGTAAACATTAGAAGATAAGCAGCTTCAAGGGCTGTAGTGAATCTGGAGCGAATGCTGCTGACAATTCATTCTAATTTGTAATGAGGTGTTAAATAGTTCATATATACAAGCACCCAACAGAGTGAATTGGACAACATTAGTGGATTTAGCAGTACTCATATTTACagtttaaaagtttcaaacaACGAGGTGAACAGAAAATCCAAATAGTATTGAAAGCAAGATCCACTGAAGTATATACATGATGCATCCATACTCAACTAGAATGTGTCTTCTGCCTTTAGGAAATTATAATATTCAAGTTGGGTCATCTCTCCACCGCTCGCAGAGTCAAACTGACATCGGTAGAAGCTGCATCaacaatttcaataaaatttggaGTTACAATTTCCATTCACAGGAAAAATACCAACCCAGAAAACAAGGAACTAGTGCTCATTTTGGATACAACGTTATATGTTTTTAAGACTATCATAAGCATAAAACGTTATATGAAGCCACCAACATTGGTCAATTTTTAGCAAAACAGTGCACAGGTATACacataaataaaagtttaatgcAGTGATGATGTGAAGTAGGCTCTAGAGGCTAGTCCTAAAATCATTATTTCACCATACTCAATGTTTAATATCTCTTAAGCAACACTCCTACCCCATTTCGAAAAACAGAACACAAAAAGGCAGAGCATGACAAACTTAAGAGAGCACAAATATGATGCACTACTGACATACCTGCCATCCATGCCTAGTATTACAATTGTATTCTTTTGATGGCCAAATGCAACAATATACTGCAAACCTTCTTGCAAGCGAAATTGAGCCACGGACCACTCCGAGCTAAAATACTTAGGTAGCACACCTGTAAAAACagacaaaattatataatcacAAGCAACAAATTTCAccacaaaattattaatttcaagaCTCTTCTTGGTAATGTTGTGATCAAGGTTCTAAAATACAGTCTAAAGCCTCAATTGCAGTTGCATCAGCTGCATTTGTAAGCAACATCAAGGATTATGAGAAAACTGCAGCTGCAATTGCAATTGTATTGCAAGACAGCAACTATTGTTGTTCTGGTTCTTTCACAATCACAAACCATGACACTAAATTTCCAAAAAACATCATTCACAAAAAACTCATGGCGCACAAACCTTTAATAAACGAAAGAGATGAAACAGCTGTAGGGTTAGCAGGATTAGCCTCCGAAGTACTGTTCGATCTGTCATGCCCCATCAGTCCAGAATCAACCTTCAGGTTGAAAACATGAACGGTCCCCTTGTCACTTGAAACAGCCAGCCACTGCGCAGTAGGAGAGAATGCAAGGCTGTATATCTCTGCTCGGTCTGCACCCCTCCTTACCTGAAAATAATCACCCACAGATTCCCATTCAAACCTCCAAATCAAATCACTTTGATCTCACCACTAACATCTCAAAACATTAAATGCAATTTATTTCTCAGTTACTAAGCACATATTTAGCTCCGATTATGCTAGCCGTATCAGATTTATTTGAGCAAATCACAGACACCCCCGTGATTTCTTAGAATTCCACTCAACCCCCTGTTCTTTTAATCCTACAGAAACCCTCTTAGTTACTTGAAACACATTACCCCGACACCCTTTATTGTATATTGAGTGCAAACTAAAGAAACCGAAATGGCGCCAAtgtaatttattcaatttttatttagtatttattcATGTTGTATTGGGAAGATTTATAGGAGGATTACACAAAGGAAAAGGCTTGAATGCAATTCCTTACTGCTTTTCCCATCAAATTTTTAGTTTCATTAACTTATATAACCCATGTTGATCTTTGATGCAAAATTGAAAAGCTTTACGATATAAATTACCAAAAGTAAAACTCTAATTCTATTACCAATACTAACAACACCTGAGATTTATCCTTGaacaaaagagagaaagaggaaaTGACATTGAATTCACCTCTTGGAGCAATGAACCATCGAGGGTATTGAAGAGCCTAATGAGGGTGCCCTTGGAGCTGGCGGTGGCGAGCAACCTGCCATCATGCGTGAGAGAAAAACACGCAATTCGGGAATCGTGCGCCATGATGAACTTGGTCCTCTTGGAGGCGTAGTGCTCAACCCTAACCTGCCCCTTCTGCAACCCGGGGCAGACTAGAACCATGGTGGCCGAAACGTGGGAGAGGTCGCAAAGGCCCTTAGGGTTAGCGATGGTCTCAATTTGGTGCAGCACCTTGAGATCGGAGAAGTTGTACACAAAGATCTTGTGCGCCAGGACCACCACGATGCGGTCGCGCCGGAGACGGACGCCCTTCACCTCAGAGCGGAAGGATAGCTCGCCGATGCAGCGGGACTGGTGGTCGTCCCAGATCATAACCTTGTTAGGGGGGTAACGTGGGTCGGCGCCGCCGCCGACGAAGGCGAGTATGTTGCAGCGGAAGAGCATGTGGACGAGGCCAACGCCGCCGCCGGGGCCGAAATCGCGGCGGAAGATCTCCCGGAAAGGGTCGCAGTTGTAGATGCGGAAACCGCGGTCAGTGGCCGCGGCGAAGCATCCGGAATCCTGGTTGAAGGAAAGGTGGAGGAGCGTGGCGGCATGGGAGTCGGGGGTTTGGGCGGCAGTGGCGGCGGATTCGGAGGCTGGCTCCTCGGAATCGAGGGCTTGCGGTGGTGTGTGGGACATTATTGGGAATGGAATCGATTCGATTATGGTAGAAATTGAAGTGTTTTTTGATTCTGAAGGAAGGTTTTGGTTTTGTGTGGAGTTGAAAATTGGAGGAAGGTGAGGTAGGTCCAAGAGAAGGGAAGTTGTATTGTATTTTGtcgtgttgtgttgtgttggaTTGTCTTCCTGTTTTGCAAGGGATGTCTTTGTGTAAACATGGATTTTCACAATcttaactactttttttttctttctccttctaagacaaatattaaaaactaatatttattttaacctttGAACATACCTAATTTCACCCAAAGAAAACACGAGAACTCAACAACCTCTGACGTGTATCTGCTATAATACATGCATTCTCTATCCCCTCCAGATTTTTAACTTacattaattacattaataaacACACcaccttttcaaaataaaatattaagataatatttttcttctgatataaattgattaattacgaatgtaataaattaatttgaaattttggagacgtatattgtaataaaatagcAGTGGTTCTGAAATTACATCTGCATGAACCTATTTGTAACTTAGAACAAACGTCAAAGTTGTAAAGTTAAATTACTTttccataaattttaaatttgattaacaataacaaactaaattaaaatgattatgcCTTCTTTAAGTTTATGAGAGCAAATAATGtttgttttccaatttttttaaatacgtacacgttttgtttattttggagactgaaatgatttttttttctaatttacaGAATTAAAACTATATTCATTCTATGCTTTAAGAACTAAAAGAAGTAAAACTTTTTCTTACTGAGTTTTTAGTTCTACCAATCAAATATCTTAATAGGGGCAtgataattatatgtatttctCTTGGGTAAATCatgtttttagtttattattttttatcaatttcacATGTTGGTCGCTAAATGGATTACTATATCTTCAAATGTTgctaatttaagatttttttttaagctgtaaaatgttataatttttttttcttctttaagatATTAGTGTTGttgattcattttaatttttttgataataCAGCTACACGTTCTTagaatttaatgaaataataaaatgacaaaCATCAAATTATGTTGATAAGATTACAAGAATAAAATTAGATGACAAAATTCGTAATTGAAACTAAGCGAGAAGATGTGtgattaaaattacatttttgttaCAGAATTTTTAGGATTTGAACACTGTTCATCAGTcctgtatttttttcttttataatttttaagaggggtattttaaaatttaagaaacatATCATATGTATTGTAATTTATAACTTATAGTTACGTTTGTATACATAGAATAATTGTTTGTATACATCTACTATTTGGATTATAGAAAaacaaatccaaataaaaatagTGTCGGATCAAACACAACATTAATTTATGGTCTCTTATTTATCTACTGTAGTTtaagaaaaagtaaacaaatttAAGAGTTTATTTTTTCTAGTTATTAATACTTTCTTAATTTCATCTTACTATTCATAAagatattatttgatatattttttttaatattcattgcGATTCACGTTAATTTGTTAGAAgatactaaaattaattattaaatatatttatcgtttctaaatagttataaaaattatattttattcacaaatataaaatatttactcttcacattttataaaaataatgtaaaaccATTTATAAAAACGTtcatattaaagtataatataacttaaattaaaaataaatatttacctAACACCGTTaagacaaaatattttaaggttaaatgtgtttttagttccttaacttttagtgaattttggaattagttcatttcaaaactttgaaccaatttagtgcttcatctttcaaaatacgtgaatttagtcattttaatcaaattttggtaggtttatttgacatttcaagcgcattttataataatatttgacttaacattaaagcgaaaatgtgtcaaacagtataaacaacttaaatacaatcctgaaatgcgtacgaaacataaaataaatatacagaaatttgattaaaaagactaaattcatgtatttcgaaaaatgaatgactaaattggtccaaaatttcaaaataaactaatttcaaaatttactaaaagttaagggacaaaaacatatttaacaacattttataatctaatttaacggtaaacatacatttttataataattttaatattaaaaacatatttaactaaaGGAAATACAATTATcacctttttttatatattttttttacttatctATCTTTTACTCCTCAATTCTCTTCTTGACACCTTTTTCTCACCATCCAACTTCAACTCACTTGACTTCATTACCACCAACACGTGGAGAAGAGGAAAATTGCTAGATGGGTCCTACcatattaatgataaaaataataactaactaagtaaaaattcatatatttttttggaaGATGCATCTAATTAATTTGCAAATGTATTATTCTATTCTATTACTcctataattagtttttattgaAGAAACATCATGTACGTACGTATATATTCTTCTATTCTATTATATTGACtacatctttttttttcacacatcTATATGGAATCCTATatggtatttaaaattttgaaatttttatattttgtgtcAATGAAATTGGATTTTCTTCTACCTCGAAATTCTTTTTacattctttcctttatttgttTCCACTTTTTTTGTTCTCGCACTAGTTGTTGTTGTTGGGTTGATTTTGTACACTCTATTGATGCAGTTTTTCCGACCCCTGTCTGTAAGATATTTCAAAtcctaatttattttcatttcataagCTTTGTGGTTACTAttggttttgaaaaaaaagaaaacacaaattttatagatttttgtCTGTGaggatttctttttttaaatgctCATTGTTAGGGTTTGATGGGATTTGGATTTTCTATTACTTTTGTGTGAAGGCAATGAAATAAGTTGCAAATATGTTGTGTTTGGGACAAAGCTTACACTACACCTGAATGGCAACTAAGTTTTTCTTAAATGGTAACATGAGGTAACTTTGCAATAAAATAGGGTATGGGAAGATGTTGaattctcaattaaaaaattaaaaaatggttgAAATAAGCTCTTGTGCCGTTGCGTTCCATAATGTTTCTATGTACTTGATTTAAATCAATGATatccaacaaataaaaaaaaagttaatcttCCAAATTAAAGAAGGTAATCtctcaaatttaaaagataaaataaattttaaaaaagtattttaatttcttaaatttaatgtttagcatttaaaagcataattttttggacttaattattattttccatTTGAATTCCATTTGTAGGATAAAGATATTTGCATTCCTGTAATAAGGAAAGTAAAAGACAACACAAAGGTAAGGGAAATTTTTGCATATGGATggaataaatttttacaaataacatgattaatctctttaaacaaatataagCTTGAAAAGTATTTAAAGAAAACACTTGATAtaaaactttgaatattttttattgacgAAAAGTTAATTCATGTAAATTTTCAATCTTTTCGTACATAGGACGACAATTATTAGATGCATGTTTTTACTACAATAATATCCAAGTTTGTGTTTAGcacaagaagaaaaatatttgatcCATATCATCCCTAATATCATGAttctacttttttatatatattttttccatttcattcataattccatatacaaacaaacaatttcttaattaatcataaaaaataaaaaatgacaaagttataatacattaaaaCTTTAATCCTAAATCGCACGAGACTATACAACATTATACAGTCTCATAATTTGTATGATTAATCCTTTATAACCTCCTACAAAGACCTAGTTAGTAAGACCATTGACAAAGATAAGATAATTCgttctatttataatattatacatgAAATTCTATCTTAATGTCACAAAACTACTATACTTGAAATGAAATCTTCTATAAATCAACACGAAAAACAATCTAATAATTAAATCTAgtaatatatacatgttaaaggTCGTAGAAATTTGtacatatatacatgttaaatcTACTAAGATATACATCTTGAAAAGTCACCTCGATCCATGTCAGATCTTTAATGAAACTTGTTGTATTTCATGATAAGTCTTTATCGGATTGGAATCAAAATGATCATTTTGAGATCGGTTATTCCCGGGATGGTATATCATTACATCatcctttctttttttaaggatatcttttaaaatattaataagttagaaaataataacTACCTTAATAAATATTAACTCTAAATGTTGGTTTATAATATTTAACGAATATAGGttacaataataacaaaatatcacAAAATCTTCACATTCTTGTCCAGGCCCACACCAATCTTTGTAGTGATCGGTTTAGTACCTATCTTGGTGTTGGTCGACTTCAGAATGATATTGAATTCCTTTTTCgatcttttgtattttctcttTTCATAACTCGACCCTTAGGAGACCTTCTTTCATGGGTGGTTGTGAGATTTTTGTTAGAATCGAGCGCTTACCATTAGGTCAAAAGCTATAATCATTAATCAAAACACAACTCTTTTTATTTACAAGTTACAAGTTACAAGTGTAATAGCCCAAACGTCACAATTCGATTGTGACCTAGGCCACTTGGTCTTTGTCATGGGACAATTGATACTACTTGCAATCATCTCTCCCTCAACAATTGTCTTACTAGAAATCTCACTCTTAGGTGCAATACCAATTGTTTGGTATTTCGAGGAAGGATTActagggagatacaacaccaatgagacaaGGGATTGACTCCACTTTTAACccaaaaatcttaagacaatgagtttatgtgTCTTCATCCTTATACGATGCcaaactttctcatttttacttaaTGTATAATTTAGATTCACTTGGATTCCCCAACACTTTCTTAATAGCTCGGTCTTATGGAAACATGCTTTCCTTATTGATTGTATGCTTTcttttgaaattagtccttATAAACTTATTTTCCTAATTCATTGtatgcttcttttttttatatagctCGGTCTTTAGGAGACACACTTCTTGTCAATTGTACATGCTTTTGGCCTAAACATTTTTTCAAACTGATTGTGTGAGAAACGAATGATATATTTGGGacaatacatattatatattatattctaaaatattccactaaatattattttaactatcttatatcaagtaaaatatttcattatcatttatcatctatacctatatataattatttttaataaaaaaaagtatagttCAATAAATTTTGCTAAAATAAAAAGACACAAAAATAGTACTATGTATTTCCACTAGTagtctaataaaataaatcttttaaattataactaactacccaaattatcttttacttcaaatatctatttaattttgttaattttttttaattattataatttccaAGGAATTCCAATATTTTTTTGAGATTTTCAAAGAGCCAATTacacaatttcaaattttaacaatatgCATGTCTATGCAATCACATAATCTTAAtagactatttttattttttatattttcatttttattataatgtttagagattaataaaagaaacaaattattcATCTCCTATGTATCTTttccttattattttctatGGTTATGACACTATTAGAAATTCTCA is a window from the Vigna unguiculata cultivar IT97K-499-35 chromosome 7, ASM411807v1, whole genome shotgun sequence genome containing:
- the LOC114192392 gene encoding autophagy-related protein 18a-like, encoding MSHTPPQALDSEEPASESAATAAQTPDSHAATLLHLSFNQDSGCFAAATDRGFRIYNCDPFREIFRRDFGPGGGVGLVHMLFRCNILAFVGGGADPRYPPNKVMIWDDHQSRCIGELSFRSEVKGVRLRRDRIVVVLAHKIFVYNFSDLKVLHQIETIANPKGLCDLSHVSATMVLVCPGLQKGQVRVEHYASKRTKFIMAHDSRIACFSLTHDGRLLATASSKGTLIRLFNTLDGSLLQEVRRGADRAEIYSLAFSPTAQWLAVSSDKGTVHVFNLKVDSGLMGHDRSNSTSEANPANPTAVSSLSFIKGVLPKYFSSEWSVAQFRLQEGLQYIVAFGHQKNTIVILGMDGSFYRCQFDSASGGEMTQLEYYNFLKAEDTF